A window of Paenibacillus sp. 19GGS1-52 contains these coding sequences:
- a CDS encoding biotin transporter BioY has translation MKTKELVYAALFAALIAVLGIIPPLPLGFIPVPITAQTLGVMLAGCFLGKRMGALSLVVFIMLIAIGLPVLTGGRGGLAVLVGPSAGYIFSWPVAAWLIGWYSETIWPKVQTWKLLVGNLIFGVLLVNLIGATIMAWITNTAVWAGLVGALAFLPGDIIKAVIAAVITMQLKAISPIDEKVQAR, from the coding sequence TTGAAAACAAAAGAACTCGTGTATGCCGCATTATTCGCAGCTCTCATCGCGGTGCTCGGCATAATTCCGCCCTTGCCCCTCGGCTTTATCCCCGTTCCGATCACTGCCCAGACGCTTGGCGTCATGCTGGCCGGATGTTTTCTAGGTAAACGAATGGGCGCCCTCAGTCTAGTCGTTTTCATCATGCTTATAGCTATTGGCTTGCCGGTACTGACTGGCGGACGCGGTGGCCTGGCGGTGCTCGTTGGGCCGTCTGCTGGATACATATTCAGCTGGCCGGTCGCGGCCTGGCTCATCGGCTGGTATTCCGAAACAATCTGGCCGAAGGTCCAAACATGGAAGCTTTTAGTTGGCAATCTGATCTTTGGCGTATTGCTGGTGAATCTGATTGGCGCAACCATCATGGCATGGATAACGAATACGGCGGTCTGGGCCGGACTTGTCGGTGCGCTCGCCTTTCTTCCGGGAGACATCATCAAAGCCGTTATTGCAGCCGTCATAACGATGCAGCTTAAAGCCATCAGCCCGATTGACGAAAAAGTGCAGGCGCGGTGA
- a CDS encoding AraC family transcriptional regulator, which translates to MSEPINHLQKELAELVERHTNRDGPQPTEIPSLSFSRYSPPHHPAVTGPPYRLSNPLLCIVVQGMKDVILGEDCFSYGSSNYLVASMDLPIIAEVREASSEFPNLTCKIEFTPGHILELLTDDELKVNSRGISKRGMKVAELDVSMLDAIVRLVRLMDKPADIHVLASAVYKRNFIQSTTR; encoded by the coding sequence ATGTCCGAACCCATCAATCATCTGCAAAAAGAGCTTGCTGAACTCGTTGAACGTCATACCAACAGAGATGGCCCTCAGCCTACTGAAATCCCATCCCTAAGCTTCTCTCGTTATTCTCCCCCCCATCATCCCGCCGTGACCGGGCCACCCTACAGACTCTCCAACCCATTGCTCTGTATCGTTGTTCAGGGCATGAAAGATGTAATACTTGGAGAAGATTGCTTCAGCTATGGTTCTTCGAATTACCTTGTAGCCTCTATGGATTTACCGATTATCGCCGAAGTGCGGGAAGCATCCTCCGAATTTCCCAACTTGACCTGTAAAATTGAGTTTACTCCCGGTCATATTTTAGAGCTATTAACCGATGACGAGCTAAAGGTGAACTCCAGAGGCATATCAAAACGTGGGATGAAGGTTGCCGAATTGGATGTATCCATGTTAGATGCTATTGTGAGGCTTGTTCGTCTAATGGATAAACCGGCCGATATTCATGTGCTGGCCTCCGCTGTTTACAAAAGAAATTTTATACAAAGTACTACACGGTGA
- a CDS encoding ATP-binding cassette domain-containing protein yields MAYELNDVSVRINGEEILQAVSCTLQEGKWISIIGQTGAGKSTFAQVIKGLIPFYRGKYTHNRQPLPRDGKGTIKIVPQIGYVFQYPEHQIFETTVYKELAFALKMKGESPDRLEEALKMVMGRMGLSEELLKQNPFQLSGGLKRLVAIASVLIAEPELLILDEPTAGLDPVRRTALLKQLKAWQREKNRTVLFISHQIEDVADYSDEVMIFKKGGLLAHMDANELFLKRTALMEQAGLPLPEPIQLLRMIEALSGRILEPASCREEDIMQQVRLAWQSRGLENDG; encoded by the coding sequence ATGGCCTATGAGTTGAATGACGTAAGTGTAAGAATAAACGGAGAAGAAATTCTACAAGCGGTAAGCTGTACCCTTCAGGAGGGGAAATGGATTTCGATCATTGGCCAAACTGGAGCCGGAAAGTCCACCTTTGCTCAAGTGATAAAGGGGTTAATTCCTTTCTATAGAGGCAAATATACACATAATCGGCAGCCTCTGCCGAGGGACGGTAAAGGAACAATAAAGATCGTTCCGCAAATCGGTTATGTATTTCAGTATCCAGAGCACCAGATTTTCGAAACGACGGTTTATAAAGAGCTGGCCTTTGCTCTCAAAATGAAGGGGGAATCACCAGATAGATTAGAGGAAGCCCTCAAAATGGTTATGGGACGGATGGGACTCTCCGAAGAGCTTCTCAAGCAGAACCCGTTCCAGCTTAGCGGAGGACTTAAGCGGCTTGTCGCTATCGCTTCCGTGTTGATTGCCGAACCTGAATTGCTTATTCTCGATGAGCCGACGGCCGGTCTTGATCCTGTAAGACGGACAGCGCTGCTGAAGCAGCTTAAAGCATGGCAGAGGGAGAAGAATCGGACGGTGCTGTTCATCTCTCATCAGATTGAGGATGTTGCCGACTATTCGGACGAGGTGATGATCTTTAAAAAGGGGGGATTGTTGGCACATATGGATGCGAATGAACTTTTCCTGAAGCGTACAGCGCTCATGGAGCAAGCCGGACTGCCTTTGCCGGAGCCCATTCAGCTCCTAAGAATGATTGAGGCGTTATCCGGCCGAATTCTTGAGCCTGCAAGCTGTAGGGAAGAAGATATTATGCAGCAGGTAAGGTTAGCCTGGCAGTCAAGAGGTCTCGAAAATGATGGATAA
- a CDS encoding serine hydrolase domain-containing protein: MLEPNLTNQLKKTLKASIDNKEIAGANFMVIKDGTEVFYHDDGFADIESGRPIARDSIFRLYSMTKPVTSTAVMMLLERGDIDLFDPVSHYIPGFKNQLVEKNGELVPVSREVNIHDLLNMTSGLVYGGTDKAGQHTDALFQELDRRLYGENPMSTMEFANRLGQGPLSFEPGSYWQYGTSADILSAIVEAVSGMRFGEFLAKEIFGPLEMKDTGFWLPEEKRNRLARIYQDDGAGGLKLYAESHLGIDHQMVREPVFESGGAGLASTIDDSAKFTTMLMNEGSLNGVRLLKPRTVRYMTSAALTSRQQEGFDTWHSLCGHSYGNQMRIMTDTGKAGIIGGQGEYGWDGWLGAYFSNSPKDGLTILFMIQKRDAGTMAITRKLRNIVFSTL, from the coding sequence ATGCTAGAGCCAAACCTAACCAACCAATTGAAAAAAACGCTGAAAGCAAGTATCGACAACAAGGAAATCGCCGGTGCTAACTTTATGGTGATCAAGGACGGCACCGAAGTTTTTTACCACGATGACGGCTTTGCCGACATCGAGTCGGGACGTCCTATCGCAAGAGATTCGATTTTTCGCTTATATTCCATGACAAAGCCGGTTACCTCCACTGCCGTTATGATGCTGCTTGAGCGTGGGGATATCGATTTGTTCGATCCGGTTAGCCACTATATTCCGGGGTTCAAAAACCAACTAGTTGAGAAAAATGGCGAACTGGTGCCTGTCAGCCGAGAAGTCAATATTCACGATTTGCTGAACATGACCTCGGGATTGGTATACGGCGGAACCGACAAAGCCGGGCAGCATACGGATGCACTGTTCCAAGAACTAGACAGAAGGTTGTACGGTGAGAACCCAATGAGCACCATGGAATTCGCAAACCGTCTGGGCCAAGGTCCCCTTTCATTCGAGCCGGGATCGTATTGGCAATACGGAACGTCGGCGGACATCCTGAGCGCGATTGTGGAAGCGGTTAGCGGCATGCGGTTCGGTGAATTTTTGGCGAAGGAAATATTCGGGCCGCTGGAAATGAAAGATACTGGTTTCTGGTTGCCTGAAGAAAAAAGAAACCGTCTTGCACGAATCTATCAGGATGACGGTGCAGGTGGCTTAAAGCTGTATGCGGAAAGCCATCTTGGCATCGACCATCAGATGGTTCGTGAACCGGTATTCGAGTCGGGCGGGGCGGGACTTGCGTCCACGATTGACGATTCTGCTAAATTTACGACGATGCTGATGAATGAAGGCAGCTTAAATGGCGTGAGGTTGTTGAAGCCTAGAACAGTTCGATATATGACGTCGGCTGCTTTAACAAGTCGGCAACAAGAAGGCTTCGATACGTGGCATTCCTTATGCGGCCATAGCTACGGCAACCAGATGCGTATCATGACCGACACTGGGAAAGCCGGAATCATCGGCGGCCAAGGCGAATACGGTTGGGACGGCTGGCTTGGCGCATATTTCAGCAACAGTCCGAAAGACGGCTTGACGATCCTATTTATGATCCAAAAAAGAGATGCCGGCACGATGGCGATTACGCGCAAGCTGCGCAATATCGTGTTCAGCACCTTGTAA
- a CDS encoding energy-coupling factor transporter ATPase translates to MKKMLVFDQVDYYYRREHPVLHQLSFEIHQGEFISIIGGNGSGKSTLAKLMNGLLQPREGQVKLEHLNTLNPDDLGKIRERVGLVFQNPDDQFITTSVLDEVVFGLENLRVPRDEMPHRVNKALQAVNMEDYAKAMPHQLSGGQKQRVAIAAVVAMEPSIMIFDEATSMLDPQGRRDILEVMHTLHQQGLTIIHITHHMDEILSADRVLLLSKGEIAFDGTPSALFSSVSMAEYQLTFPFAVRLHQALGLNAPLCADWKETITSLWPMS, encoded by the coding sequence ATGAAGAAGATGCTTGTTTTTGATCAAGTTGATTATTATTACCGGCGGGAGCATCCCGTTCTCCATCAGCTTAGCTTCGAAATTCACCAAGGCGAATTCATTTCCATCATTGGTGGGAACGGAAGCGGGAAATCCACCCTCGCCAAGTTAATGAACGGACTACTGCAGCCAAGAGAAGGACAAGTAAAGCTGGAGCATTTGAATACCCTGAACCCTGATGATCTCGGAAAGATTCGTGAGCGGGTCGGACTGGTTTTTCAAAATCCTGACGATCAATTCATCACGACATCTGTTCTGGATGAAGTTGTCTTCGGACTAGAGAATTTGCGCGTACCCAGAGATGAAATGCCCCATCGGGTGAACAAGGCACTACAAGCCGTTAATATGGAAGATTATGCAAAAGCAATGCCGCATCAATTATCAGGCGGTCAGAAACAGCGAGTTGCGATTGCGGCCGTTGTGGCGATGGAACCTTCGATTATGATTTTTGATGAAGCGACCTCCATGCTGGATCCACAGGGGAGAAGAGACATCCTTGAGGTGATGCATACCCTTCACCAGCAAGGTCTGACGATCATCCATATCACTCATCATATGGACGAAATTCTTTCAGCTGATCGCGTTCTACTTCTAAGTAAAGGAGAAATTGCTTTCGACGGAACACCGTCTGCCTTATTCAGCAGCGTGTCCATGGCCGAATATCAGCTCACTTTTCCTTTTGCGGTAAGACTACATCAAGCGCTCGGGTTAAACGCCCCTTTATGCGCGGACTGGAAGGAGACGATCACCAGCTTATGGCCTATGAGTTGA
- a CDS encoding helix-turn-helix domain-containing protein encodes MIESLRKLGLSDLEARCYLALHGQTPSSGYEVAKQVSISRSNVYAALRGLVEKGVCRAVEGDPITFAAIPIGQVIKLLQADFERTAHLLENELTALPETPPFFSNWKGEQQVDLAIRRLAANARNEILVDLWAEDLHWVEEPLLTAERRGTAVHLMVIGETPTELERVIVHSVPLGGPHKSRNFSMLLDKETAILGSFSRYAPSSALESNHPAVLNMLETAYFHDVVMMRIEVDFAKELEVRYGKDYALIRHEHPEMQLKNSGL; translated from the coding sequence ATGATCGAATCACTACGAAAACTTGGTTTGTCCGATCTGGAAGCCCGCTGCTATCTGGCGCTGCATGGTCAGACGCCTTCCTCGGGCTATGAGGTCGCAAAGCAGGTGTCGATTTCGCGCTCCAACGTGTACGCCGCGCTGCGCGGCCTGGTGGAGAAGGGTGTCTGCCGCGCCGTAGAAGGCGATCCGATCACGTTCGCGGCGATCCCAATCGGGCAAGTCATCAAACTGCTTCAAGCTGATTTCGAGCGCACGGCTCACTTACTGGAGAATGAACTGACCGCCCTGCCGGAGACGCCGCCCTTCTTCAGCAATTGGAAAGGGGAGCAGCAAGTAGATTTGGCGATTCGCCGCCTCGCCGCCAATGCCAGGAACGAGATTCTGGTCGATCTTTGGGCTGAGGATTTGCATTGGGTGGAGGAACCACTGCTTACTGCCGAGCGCCGGGGCACCGCTGTTCATCTGATGGTCATCGGTGAGACACCGACGGAACTGGAGCGCGTTATCGTACATAGTGTACCGCTGGGAGGGCCGCACAAGTCGCGGAACTTCTCGATGCTGCTAGATAAGGAGACGGCGATCCTCGGCAGCTTCAGTCGGTACGCGCCGTCTTCGGCACTTGAGAGCAACCATCCGGCGGTGCTGAACATGCTGGAGACCGCGTACTTTCACGATGTTGTGATGATGCGGATCGAGGTCGATTTCGCGAAAGAGCTGGAAGTCCGTTACGGGAAGGACTATGCCCTAATTCGGCATGAGCATCCTGAGATGCAGCTGAAGAACTCCGGCCTGTGA
- a CDS encoding TetR/AcrR family transcriptional regulator: MAGVLPPNPNDPRVIRTRQLILDAFVQQLNSMDFNSITVGDITKAATINRATFYAHFPDKYALFEAFLLDAFTNMVLYKVDTEGPLTEKTLQELIVALCNYHETSHHCFKKYDSVALLLEENIKLHLEKLILQLISRSAAAADLKSLGTAATLLSWSLYGITYRWNLEGRTESSSELAEQVMPLITGGFHMFSPH; the protein is encoded by the coding sequence ATGGCTGGTGTACTTCCCCCCAATCCAAACGACCCGCGTGTCATTCGGACACGTCAATTAATTCTGGACGCCTTCGTCCAGCAATTGAATAGTATGGACTTCAACTCGATAACCGTCGGTGACATTACCAAAGCAGCTACGATTAACCGTGCGACCTTCTATGCTCATTTCCCGGATAAATATGCATTATTCGAAGCTTTTTTGTTAGATGCGTTTACGAATATGGTACTTTATAAAGTCGATACGGAAGGACCCTTGACAGAGAAGACACTTCAAGAGCTTATTGTGGCATTATGCAATTATCATGAAACAAGCCACCACTGTTTTAAAAAATACGATTCAGTGGCGCTCTTACTTGAAGAGAATATCAAGCTGCATCTCGAGAAACTGATCCTTCAACTGATCTCCAGATCCGCCGCCGCTGCAGATTTGAAGTCCCTCGGAACCGCAGCCACCCTGTTAAGCTGGTCTCTATATGGAATAACCTACCGCTGGAACCTGGAGGGAAGAACAGAGTCCTCCTCCGAGCTGGCCGAACAAGTAATGCCGCTAATCACCGGAGGGTTCCACATGTTTAGTCCGCATTAG
- a CDS encoding AraC family transcriptional regulator, producing the protein MHHFQDSFRTQDLADLAKMSVPSFYRHFKEITAMSPVQFQKQLRLQEARRLLISESANAADAAFQVGYESPTQFSREYSRMFGAPPREDMKRLKGLDKERV; encoded by the coding sequence CTGCATCATTTTCAGGACTCTTTTCGCACCCAGGATCTAGCGGATCTCGCTAAGATGAGTGTTCCATCGTTCTATAGGCACTTTAAAGAAATAACCGCTATGAGCCCAGTTCAATTTCAAAAGCAACTGAGGCTTCAGGAAGCCCGGCGTCTGTTAATATCCGAGTCAGCGAACGCCGCAGATGCTGCATTTCAGGTTGGCTATGAAAGTCCGACGCAATTCAGTCGTGAGTACTCCCGGATGTTTGGCGCTCCGCCCAGAGAAGATATGAAGCGGCTTAAAGGACTTGATAAGGAAAGAGTGTGA
- a CDS encoding biotin--[acetyl-CoA-carboxylase] ligase, with the protein MTVKEHILTLLDGNKGGYISGEEIAGRLSVTRSAVWKAIKSLQMDGYSIQAVTNKGYSLSPHTDILSAGAISKYLDTQGQKLRVEVFKTIPSTNEAIKTLASNGEAEGKVILSEEQTAGRGRKGRKFFSPRGTGIYMSILLRPKLSALESILLTTSAAVAVALAIESVSGKDTQIKWVNDVFMDGKKVCGILTEASMSLENGWLDYAVLGIGINVSLPTGGFPNDLTGIATSVFSEGNPHGDLRNRLVAEVLNHFMGYYEHLTDRMFLSEYRQRIMLLGKPITVMKDNKQREATAIDIDNDCRLKVRYENGDEEYLSSGEVST; encoded by the coding sequence ATGACAGTTAAAGAACATATTCTAACCTTGCTCGATGGTAACAAAGGTGGATATATATCGGGTGAAGAAATAGCCGGACGTTTGTCCGTGACGCGCAGCGCTGTCTGGAAAGCCATAAAATCGCTGCAGATGGACGGTTATTCTATACAGGCTGTGACCAATAAAGGATATTCCCTGTCGCCCCATACGGATATTTTGTCTGCTGGTGCCATTTCAAAGTATCTGGATACACAGGGACAAAAGCTGCGTGTTGAAGTCTTTAAGACAATACCTTCAACGAACGAAGCCATAAAAACCCTGGCCTCAAATGGAGAAGCAGAAGGCAAAGTGATTCTTTCGGAGGAGCAGACAGCCGGCCGCGGAAGAAAGGGTCGGAAATTCTTTTCTCCAAGGGGAACGGGTATCTATATGAGCATCCTACTGCGTCCAAAGCTATCGGCGCTAGAATCCATCCTTCTGACGACTTCTGCCGCAGTCGCTGTTGCTCTTGCCATCGAAAGCGTATCTGGTAAAGACACACAAATAAAATGGGTTAATGACGTATTCATGGATGGGAAAAAGGTGTGCGGGATCCTTACCGAAGCTTCCATGTCACTGGAAAACGGTTGGCTTGATTATGCCGTTCTCGGCATTGGTATCAATGTGTCACTGCCAACGGGCGGCTTTCCTAACGATCTTACCGGGATTGCAACATCTGTATTTTCTGAAGGCAATCCTCATGGTGATCTCCGCAACCGGCTCGTGGCAGAAGTACTAAACCATTTTATGGGATATTATGAGCATTTAACGGATAGAATGTTTCTTTCCGAATATCGACAACGAATCATGTTACTTGGCAAACCCATAACGGTGATGAAGGATAATAAACAACGTGAGGCAACAGCCATCGATATCGATAACGATTGTCGTCTGAAAGTCAGATATGAGAATGGTGACGAGGAATATCTTTCAAGCGGAGAAGTCAGCACATAA
- a CDS encoding energy-coupling factor transporter transmembrane component T, which translates to MMDNIIWGQYINSDSMIHRLDPRTKLLSVLAFTLCCLTLQTLGGYVAATVLVGGQLLLSRVPVRKFFRGLQPILFILSFTFVYHLLVTQEGIESGVFVVWRILLLVSLASVLTLTTKPLDLAKGLEQLFKPLSRFGIPVEAFALMLMIAIRFIPTITQELNRILLAQKARGYDIKSAKGHRQVFAYMLLVVPLLITTIQRAEQLAMTIDARAYGNGKGRTSYRVLKFSQMDYAAGGIMLAFVLLIPYL; encoded by the coding sequence ATGATGGATAATATCATCTGGGGACAGTATATCAATTCAGACTCGATGATCCACCGGCTTGACCCCCGAACCAAGCTGTTAAGCGTCCTTGCGTTTACACTTTGCTGCCTTACACTCCAAACCTTAGGCGGATATGTTGCGGCGACTGTCCTGGTGGGAGGACAACTGCTGTTGTCCAGAGTTCCGGTTCGTAAGTTTTTTAGAGGATTGCAACCGATTCTTTTCATCTTGTCGTTTACCTTTGTCTATCATCTCTTAGTCACCCAAGAAGGGATAGAAAGCGGAGTCTTCGTTGTCTGGCGTATTCTATTGCTTGTTTCGCTTGCTTCTGTACTGACATTGACAACAAAACCGCTGGATCTGGCAAAAGGTCTGGAACAACTGTTTAAGCCGTTATCCCGCTTTGGAATTCCAGTAGAAGCTTTTGCACTGATGCTAATGATTGCAATCCGGTTCATCCCAACGATTACCCAGGAGCTGAACCGCATTCTTCTGGCCCAAAAGGCCAGAGGGTATGATATCAAGTCTGCTAAAGGTCATAGACAGGTATTTGCCTATATGTTGTTAGTGGTTCCGCTGCTCATAACGACGATTCAACGGGCGGAGCAGCTGGCTATGACGATTGATGCAAGGGCTTACGGGAACGGAAAGGGCCGCACTTCATATAGGGTCCTGAAATTTTCGCAAATGGATTATGCAGCCGGTGGAATCATGCTTGCATTTGTTCTACTGATCCCTTACCTATAG
- a CDS encoding NAD(P)-dependent oxidoreductase, with amino-acid sequence MAIVYDLNIMQRPSLAKQLAGLHKFVNKLLKSRIIREVCVIRTKACNDDLCLGFPILIVRVRQKKPHPPRPAFPYPQSKVEAEEALLQLHREQGLGLRIVRLPFVYGDGDPHIAEFMPFASKWHPAKRMHMAHHADVSQALLLAASTPGIDGRIYNVGDDAPISVAELLQLNNSDSEISSEEQDFDPWDMVVDTTRIRNELNYRPIFPSFYTARDAGAL; translated from the coding sequence GTGGCAATCGTTTACGACCTGAACATCATGCAGCGGCCAAGTCTCGCGAAACAGCTGGCTGGTCTGCATAAATTCGTCAATAAGCTCCTTAAATCTCGGATCATTAGGGAAGTGTGCGTAATCCGCACGAAAGCGTGCAATGATGACCTGTGCCTTGGCTTCCCAATCCTTATTGTTCGTGTCCGTCAAAAAAAACCTCATCCACCGAGACCCGCCTTTCCTTACCCTCAATCCAAAGTTGAAGCCGAAGAGGCGCTGCTGCAGCTTCATCGCGAACAGGGATTAGGACTGCGCATCGTACGGCTTCCCTTTGTCTATGGTGATGGAGATCCGCATATTGCTGAATTCATGCCGTTTGCCAGCAAATGGCATCCAGCCAAACGAATGCATATGGCGCACCATGCAGATGTTAGCCAAGCCCTGCTGCTCGCAGCTTCCACACCAGGTATTGATGGCCGAATTTACAATGTTGGCGACGATGCGCCGATCTCCGTTGCGGAGTTATTGCAGCTAAATAATAGCGATAGCGAAATTTCGTCAGAAGAGCAGGATTTTGATCCATGGGACATGGTCGTTGATACTACACGTATAAGAAACGAATTAAATTATCGGCCGATTTTCCCGTCGTTCTATACGGCAAGAGATGCTGGTGCACTTTAA
- a CDS encoding NADH:flavin oxidoreductase, which translates to MTKQQQQIHTLEALFAPYTVHQLTIPNRIVMSPMARAFSPEGVPGEDTAAYYRRRAENGVGLIITVGMIDHPAATSEPGLPSIFGEAALNGWREVVRQVHEAGGVIFPQVSHMGMIRPMGSQPYPDAPSIGPSGLDMQGNKVSEPMTEEEIAKVIQAYADAAVNAQQVGFDGIELSAGHGLLIDQFFWEKTNQRTDHYGGDFLKRTRFAAEIVQAVRAAVGPNYPIAMRLSQWKMGDYTARLVNTPEQLEQFLDVLVKAGVDIFHVSTRRFWDPEFAGSELGLAGWVKKLTGKTTIAVGSVGMDNDPAEGEEADHQGLEELLKRLDNQEFDLVAVGRALLADPAWAKKIQEGRMEDIQAFTPEAAANLY; encoded by the coding sequence TTGACTAAACAACAGCAGCAAATTCATACACTGGAGGCCTTATTTGCACCGTATACGGTTCATCAATTAACTATACCTAACCGGATTGTCATGTCGCCGATGGCGCGTGCTTTTTCACCCGAGGGTGTGCCGGGAGAGGATACTGCCGCCTATTACCGGCGCCGCGCAGAGAACGGAGTGGGTCTCATCATCACCGTAGGCATGATTGACCATCCGGCTGCAACAAGTGAGCCGGGACTGCCTAGTATCTTTGGCGAAGCCGCTCTGAACGGCTGGCGTGAAGTGGTCAGACAGGTTCATGAGGCTGGCGGTGTTATTTTTCCGCAAGTGTCGCATATGGGGATGATTCGTCCCATGGGTTCCCAGCCTTACCCGGACGCTCCGTCAATTGGGCCATCTGGATTGGATATGCAGGGGAACAAAGTAAGCGAGCCGATGACGGAAGAAGAAATTGCTAAGGTCATTCAGGCCTATGCCGATGCGGCAGTGAATGCACAACAGGTTGGCTTCGATGGGATTGAGCTTTCCGCAGGCCATGGCTTACTGATCGATCAATTCTTCTGGGAAAAAACCAATCAGCGAACGGATCACTATGGCGGCGATTTCTTGAAGCGCACCCGATTTGCAGCCGAGATTGTCCAGGCCGTCCGCGCTGCAGTTGGACCGAATTATCCAATTGCTATGCGGCTGTCTCAGTGGAAAATGGGGGATTACACGGCTCGACTGGTGAATACACCGGAGCAGCTAGAGCAATTCCTGGATGTGCTGGTGAAAGCAGGAGTGGACATCTTCCATGTCTCGACACGTAGATTCTGGGACCCGGAATTTGCAGGCTCCGAGCTTGGCCTTGCCGGATGGGTGAAGAAGCTTACCGGAAAAACAACGATTGCCGTTGGTTCTGTAGGCATGGATAATGATCCCGCAGAAGGAGAGGAGGCAGACCACCAAGGGTTGGAGGAGCTGCTGAAGCGGCTGGACAATCAAGAGTTTGATCTGGTGGCTGTCGGACGCGCGCTCCTGGCTGATCCAGCATGGGCAAAGAAAATCCAGGAGGGCCGGATGGAGGACATTCAAGCCTTTACTCCTGAGGCGGCAGCCAATCTGTATTGA
- a CDS encoding MFS transporter has product MNEKGSSVLHNRSFLRLWIARIFSTSAFQMLSVTIGWQMYALTDSAFQLGLVGLAQFLPMLLLTLPAGQTADRYDRRTIVYLCQMIESVVVLLLVLGSIQGWLGSVHLLVAAALLGASRTFEGPASAALVPDIVEREQLPKAAAWSASAMQTAMIVGPSLGGVLVIWGISAAYFASLVALLVSTVLIFFVKTVHFVKKLDAVNMDTFLSGLRFVFARKIILGTISLDLFAVLLGGATALLPIFAEDILKTGSLGLGLLRTAPAVGAIFVSLILTRFSVERAIGKMLFASLVVFALATILFGVSHNIWLSLFALVLIGASDVVSVVIRSTLVQVNTPQEMQGRVNAVNSLFIGTSNQLGEFESGTMAGLVGAVPATVIGGLGTLAISVIWMFWLFPVLRTQKTYRAEEG; this is encoded by the coding sequence TTGAATGAAAAAGGATCGTCCGTACTCCATAACCGATCATTCTTACGCTTATGGATTGCACGGATTTTCTCAACCAGCGCTTTTCAAATGCTGTCCGTCACCATCGGCTGGCAGATGTATGCGCTGACCGATAGCGCCTTCCAACTTGGCCTCGTCGGCTTGGCACAATTCCTACCTATGCTGCTGCTGACGCTGCCAGCCGGGCAGACTGCGGACCGCTACGACCGGCGCACCATCGTCTATCTCTGTCAGATGATAGAGAGCGTCGTCGTTCTGCTGCTGGTTCTAGGTAGTATACAAGGCTGGCTTGGTTCGGTTCATCTGTTGGTCGCTGCTGCCCTTCTCGGCGCGTCCCGTACCTTTGAAGGTCCAGCTTCGGCAGCGCTTGTACCTGACATTGTGGAACGCGAACAGCTGCCGAAAGCGGCTGCATGGTCTGCCTCGGCGATGCAGACGGCGATGATTGTGGGCCCGTCACTCGGAGGTGTGCTCGTCATCTGGGGCATTTCCGCCGCCTACTTTGCATCGCTGGTCGCACTCCTGGTATCGACCGTGCTGATTTTCTTTGTCAAGACCGTTCATTTCGTGAAGAAACTAGATGCCGTCAACATGGATACTTTCCTCAGTGGACTGCGGTTTGTATTCGCTCGCAAAATCATTCTCGGTACCATTTCGCTCGACCTGTTCGCCGTGCTGCTTGGCGGCGCGACTGCACTGCTGCCGATCTTCGCCGAAGATATCCTGAAGACTGGTTCGCTTGGTCTCGGCCTGCTGCGCACCGCACCGGCGGTCGGCGCGATCTTCGTCTCGCTGATCCTCACCCGATTTTCGGTGGAGAGAGCTATCGGCAAGATGCTGTTTGCCTCACTTGTCGTATTCGCCTTGGCGACGATCTTGTTCGGCGTCTCCCACAACATCTGGCTATCACTCTTCGCACTGGTTCTTATCGGCGCTTCCGATGTCGTAAGTGTCGTTATCCGCTCGACACTTGTTCAGGTTAACACGCCTCAGGAGATGCAGGGCCGAGTTAACGCAGTCAATTCGCTATTCATCGGCACCTCGAACCAGCTGGGAGAATTTGAGTCCGGCACCATGGCGGGTCTGGTTGGTGCCGTGCCTGCAACCGTTATCGGCGGGCTCGGCACTCTCGCCATCTCCGTGATTTGGATGTTCTGGCTCTTCCCCGTTCTCCGGACCCAGAAGACGTATAGGGCAGAGGAAGGCTAA